The proteins below come from a single Micromonospora citrea genomic window:
- a CDS encoding DivIVA domain-containing protein, with product MPLTPADVHNVAFKKPPIGKRGYDEEEVDAFLDEVERELARLIEENNELRAQVERGGRGGAPAGPGGDARLAAELNDVKAQLDRVQRDKAAAEQAARAMQAELEQVRSAGGPAVTGDGEQQALRVLMMAQRTADDHVSDARREADQLLSEARTKAEEVTREARAKADALERDARQRHQEAMGGLDAKRTALQKHIEELKQFEREYRTRLKAYLESQLRDLDGRGQGLEVEMTRGEGGRATGGNGLAAAGLAGSYGGGRSGALESGR from the coding sequence ATGCCGCTGACCCCGGCCGACGTCCACAACGTCGCCTTCAAAAAGCCGCCGATCGGCAAGCGGGGGTATGACGAGGAGGAGGTCGACGCCTTCCTGGACGAGGTCGAGCGCGAGCTTGCCCGTCTCATCGAGGAGAACAACGAGCTGCGTGCCCAGGTGGAGCGCGGCGGCCGTGGCGGCGCCCCCGCCGGCCCCGGCGGCGACGCCCGTCTCGCGGCGGAGCTCAACGACGTCAAGGCCCAGCTCGACCGGGTGCAGCGCGACAAGGCGGCGGCCGAGCAGGCCGCCCGGGCGATGCAGGCGGAGCTGGAGCAGGTCCGTTCGGCCGGTGGGCCGGCGGTCACCGGCGACGGCGAGCAGCAGGCGTTGCGGGTGCTGATGATGGCCCAGCGGACCGCCGACGACCACGTCTCCGACGCCCGTCGCGAGGCCGACCAGCTGCTCTCCGAGGCCCGCACCAAGGCCGAGGAGGTCACTCGCGAGGCTCGCGCCAAGGCCGACGCCCTCGAGCGCGACGCGCGCCAGCGGCACCAGGAGGCCATGGGCGGCCTGGACGCCAAGCGCACCGCGCTGCAGAAGCACATCGAGGAGCTCAAGCAGTTCGAGCGTGAGTACCGCACCCGCCTCAAGGCCTACCTGGAGAGCCAGCTGCGCGACCTCGACGGCCGCGGCCAGGGCCTGGAGGTCGAGATGACCCGCGGTGAGGGCGGCCGGGCAACCGGCGGCAACGGCCTCGCCGCCGCCGGTCTCGCCGGTTCCTACGGCGGCGGTCGCTCCGGCGCTCTCGAATCCGGCCGCTGA
- a CDS encoding DUF167 domain-containing protein, with amino-acid sequence MATDDALTVAVRVKPGSARARVGGRHDGPHGPALVVAVNAPAVDGRATEAARRALAGALGVRPAAVSLRAGAASRDKLFTVAGRAPELTEALRRLRDGAAG; translated from the coding sequence GTGGCGACGGACGACGCGCTGACCGTGGCGGTCCGGGTGAAGCCCGGCTCCGCCCGCGCCCGCGTCGGCGGCCGCCACGACGGTCCGCACGGCCCCGCCCTGGTGGTCGCGGTGAACGCGCCGGCCGTGGACGGCCGGGCCACCGAGGCGGCCCGGCGGGCGCTGGCCGGCGCGCTGGGCGTACGGCCGGCGGCGGTGTCGCTGCGGGCCGGCGCGGCCAGCCGCGACAAGCTCTTCACGGTCGCGGGTCGCGCCCCGGAGCTGACCGAGGCGCTGCGCCGGCTGCGCGACGGGGCCGCCGGGTGA
- a CDS encoding potassium/proton antiporter, with protein MTPGLDLALLLGAAVLLVAVGAVRLSTRLGVPSLLVYLALGVAIGEAGLGIRFDDAELTRTLGFCALIVIIAEGGLTARWSTLRPVLGLAALLSTVGVVVSILVVGLAVHLLLGLDWRLALLYGAVLSSTDAAAVFATLRRLRLPPRLVATLEAESGMNDAPVVLLVVLLSREGVTHPWWYETALVSYELGVGAAVGLAAGVGGRWALRHAALPSAGLYPIAAVGLTVFAYAAGAVLHASGFLAVYVAGVILGNARLPHRQAILGFADGLAWLAQIGLFVLLGLLVTPSRLGSAVLPAVVAGLALVLLARPLSVAASALPFRFGLREQAFLSWAGLRGAVPIVLATIPLSERVPGADRLFDSVFVLVVIFTLLQTGTLAPVARRLRVTAPAEAAEIRVETAPLERMRADLLQVEVPPGSRLAGVHVDELRLPLGASVTLVLRDGVGVVPGPDFRLKTGDSLLIVATAGVRDEAERRLRAVSRRGRLARWFGEYGEDRDG; from the coding sequence GTGACGCCGGGGCTGGATCTCGCGCTGCTGCTGGGCGCGGCCGTCCTGCTGGTCGCGGTCGGGGCGGTGCGGCTCTCCACCCGGCTCGGCGTGCCGAGCCTCCTGGTCTACCTCGCGCTCGGCGTCGCGATCGGCGAGGCCGGGTTGGGCATCCGCTTCGACGACGCGGAGCTGACCCGTACCCTCGGCTTCTGCGCGCTCATCGTGATCATCGCCGAGGGCGGGCTGACGGCGCGGTGGAGCACGCTGCGCCCGGTGCTCGGGCTCGCCGCCCTGCTCTCCACCGTCGGCGTGGTGGTGAGCATCCTGGTCGTCGGTCTCGCCGTGCACCTGCTGCTCGGGCTGGACTGGCGGCTGGCCCTGCTCTACGGCGCGGTGCTCTCCTCCACCGACGCGGCGGCGGTCTTCGCCACGCTGCGCCGGCTGCGCCTGCCGCCCCGCCTGGTGGCCACCCTCGAGGCCGAGTCGGGGATGAACGACGCCCCGGTCGTGCTCCTGGTGGTGCTGCTGTCCCGGGAGGGGGTGACCCACCCGTGGTGGTACGAGACCGCCCTGGTCAGCTACGAGTTGGGTGTCGGCGCGGCCGTGGGCCTGGCGGCCGGCGTCGGCGGGCGGTGGGCGCTGCGGCACGCCGCGCTGCCGTCGGCGGGGCTCTACCCGATCGCGGCGGTCGGGCTGACGGTGTTCGCGTACGCCGCCGGGGCGGTGCTGCACGCCTCGGGCTTCCTCGCCGTGTACGTCGCCGGGGTGATCCTCGGCAACGCCCGGCTGCCGCACCGGCAGGCGATCCTCGGCTTCGCCGACGGGCTGGCCTGGCTGGCGCAGATCGGGCTGTTCGTGCTGCTCGGGCTGCTCGTCACGCCGAGCCGGCTGGGCTCGGCGGTGCTGCCGGCGGTGGTTGCCGGGTTGGCGCTGGTGCTGCTCGCCCGGCCGCTGTCGGTGGCGGCGTCGGCGCTGCCGTTCCGGTTCGGCCTGCGGGAGCAGGCGTTCCTGTCCTGGGCGGGGCTGCGCGGCGCGGTGCCGATCGTGCTCGCGACCATTCCGCTGTCGGAGCGGGTGCCCGGCGCCGACCGCCTCTTCGACTCGGTCTTCGTCCTGGTGGTGATCTTCACGCTGCTCCAGACGGGGACGCTCGCGCCGGTGGCCCGCCGGCTGCGGGTGACCGCCCCGGCCGAGGCGGCGGAGATCCGGGTGGAGACCGCCCCGCTGGAGCGCATGCGCGCCGACCTGCTCCAGGTCGAGGTGCCGCCCGGTTCGCGGCTGGCCGGGGTGCACGTCGACGAGTTGCGGCTGCCGCTGGGGGCCTCGGTGACGCTGGTGCTGCGCGACGGGGTGGGCGTGGTGCCCGGCCCGGACTTCCGGCTGAAGACCGGCGACAGTCTGCTGATCGTGGCGACCGCCGGGGTGCGCGACGAGGCGGAGCGGCGGCTGCGGGCGGTGAGCCGGCGCGGCCGACTGGCCCGCTGGTTTGGCGAGTACGGCGAGGATCGCGACGGCTGA
- a CDS encoding TraR/DksA family transcriptional regulator — MAKPAETRTAGRKPVVKATRSAAETEKIRAALAARRDELRGEYDQTLSEITELQRDRLTDSAGDDQADTGTKTFEREQEISLANSILERITQVERALERLDEGGYGWCERCGNPIPVERLAAFPSATLCVTCKQLEERR; from the coding sequence ATGGCGAAGCCAGCCGAGACCAGGACCGCCGGCCGCAAGCCGGTGGTGAAGGCCACCCGCAGCGCGGCGGAGACCGAGAAGATCCGGGCGGCCCTGGCGGCGCGACGTGACGAGTTGCGCGGCGAGTACGATCAGACGCTGAGCGAGATCACCGAGCTGCAGCGCGACCGGCTGACCGACTCGGCCGGGGACGACCAGGCCGACACCGGGACCAAGACGTTCGAGCGGGAGCAGGAGATCTCTCTCGCCAACAGCATCCTGGAACGGATCACGCAGGTCGAGCGGGCGTTGGAGCGGCTCGACGAGGGTGGCTACGGCTGGTGCGAGCGGTGCGGCAACCCGATCCCGGTGGAGCGGCTCGCCGCGTTCCCGTCGGCCACCCTCTGCGTGACCTGCAAGCAGCTGGAGGAGCGGCGCTGA
- the lspA gene encoding signal peptidase II produces MSEAPPAGPGSAEPGGGTPRRRAVTILLGVASTALVADLATKHLALATLSDREPVELLGGAVYLTLTRNSGAAWSIGSDHTWVFPLITIGVVGWILWMALRLRSLPWAISLGLVLGGALGNLTDRIFRAPGWFVGHVVDMVSLFDPYGRVWPVFNLADSALVCGVVLAVALELTGRQRDGSRIGKDEPAKPATPADAGQRGPA; encoded by the coding sequence ATGTCCGAAGCACCGCCCGCCGGGCCCGGCAGCGCTGAGCCGGGCGGCGGCACGCCCCGCCGCCGGGCCGTCACCATCCTGCTCGGCGTCGCGTCGACCGCCCTCGTGGCCGACCTGGCCACGAAACACCTCGCCCTGGCCACCCTCTCCGACCGGGAGCCGGTCGAGCTGCTCGGCGGCGCGGTCTACCTCACCCTCACCCGCAACAGCGGCGCGGCCTGGAGCATCGGCTCCGACCACACCTGGGTCTTCCCGCTGATCACCATCGGCGTGGTCGGCTGGATCCTCTGGATGGCCCTGCGGCTGCGCTCGCTGCCCTGGGCGATCTCGCTCGGCCTGGTGCTGGGCGGGGCGCTCGGCAACCTCACCGACCGGATCTTCCGCGCCCCGGGCTGGTTCGTCGGGCACGTGGTGGACATGGTCAGCCTCTTCGACCCGTACGGCCGGGTCTGGCCGGTGTTCAACCTGGCCGACAGCGCCCTGGTCTGCGGCGTGGTGCTCGCCGTCGCGCTGGAGCTGACCGGGCGCCAGCGCGACGGCAGCCGGATCGGCAAGGACGAGCCGGCCAAGCCGGCGACGCCCGCCGACGCGGGTCAGCGGGGGCCGGCATGA
- a CDS encoding RluA family pseudouridine synthase, whose product MTSAFSAGRDHRSLPVPDGLDGTRLDQAVSRLFGLSRTAAAALVDAGDALVDGVARANSHKVKAGSWLEVTLPAPAAPPAVVPQAVPGLRVVYADDDIVVVDKPVGVAAHPSPGWTGPTVIGALAAVGHRISTSGAAERQGVVHRLDVGTTGIMVVAKSEQAYTSLKRAFKYREVEKRYHAVVQGHLDPLRGTVDAPIDRHPTHDYRWAVVSGGKPSITHYDTVEAFPAASLVDVRLETGRTHQIRVHFSTLRHPCVGDLTYGADPTLSARLGLTRQWLHARSLSFLHPRTGDEVRFVSDYPDDLARALEILRD is encoded by the coding sequence ATGACCTCCGCCTTCTCCGCCGGCCGCGACCACCGCTCCCTGCCGGTCCCCGACGGCCTCGACGGCACCCGGCTCGACCAGGCCGTGTCGCGGCTCTTCGGGCTCTCCCGCACCGCCGCCGCGGCCCTGGTCGACGCCGGCGACGCCTTGGTCGACGGGGTCGCCCGGGCCAACTCCCACAAGGTCAAGGCCGGCTCCTGGCTGGAGGTGACCCTGCCCGCGCCGGCCGCCCCGCCCGCCGTGGTGCCGCAGGCGGTGCCCGGGCTGCGGGTGGTGTATGCCGACGACGACATCGTGGTGGTGGACAAGCCGGTCGGGGTCGCCGCCCACCCGAGCCCCGGCTGGACCGGCCCCACCGTCATCGGCGCGCTGGCCGCCGTCGGGCACCGCATCTCCACCAGCGGCGCCGCCGAGCGGCAGGGCGTGGTGCACCGACTCGACGTGGGCACCACCGGGATCATGGTGGTGGCCAAGAGCGAGCAGGCCTACACCTCGCTGAAGCGGGCGTTCAAGTACCGCGAGGTGGAGAAGCGCTACCACGCCGTGGTGCAGGGGCACCTCGACCCGCTGCGCGGCACCGTCGACGCCCCGATCGACCGGCACCCCACCCACGACTACCGCTGGGCGGTGGTCTCCGGCGGCAAGCCCAGCATCACCCACTACGACACGGTCGAGGCGTTCCCGGCGGCGAGCCTGGTCGACGTCCGGCTGGAGACCGGCCGCACCCACCAGATCCGGGTGCACTTCTCCACCCTGCGTCACCCGTGCGTGGGCGACCTGACGTACGGCGCGGACCCCACCCTCTCCGCCCGCCTGGGCCTGACCAGGCAGTGGCTGCACGCCCGCTCATTGAGCTTCCTGCACCCGCGGACGGGAGACGAGGTGCGCTTCGTCAGCGACTACCCCGACGACCTGGCCCGGGCGCTGGAGATCCTGCGCGACTGA
- a CDS encoding MinD/ParA family ATP-binding protein: protein MALGGRAVEGSETGWARPAEPAPRWRALLDRARHGGRPAEQAETDRHAAPPVPPVPPEPLPRRSSGHGYAARVPAIGRAPEPPYAAEPGGYAAEPGPQTYGAEYGRRVDAGYRAEATYRVEPAYRVDPAEPAYRVDPADPGYPADPGYPVEPDHRVPPAHQSEPTPVVPAQRRGREPVESRYALLDNGYRHEPPPVESRYAPLLDGGYRPETAYQPPAPPPAAPVAASYPARVEWRPRGAESELERAAGVLRRDLGTPRVLAFANPKGGVHKTTATVLAAATVGSVRGRGVLAWDDNELRGTLGLRAGSARHARTIRHLVSDLAHIEIKEGPELLEHLDDYLRHASDGSYDVLAGEESPRFAQRLDQFTVRRVLELLRRTHDVVCVDTGNNVESANWRTVMQAADQLVVTTVPREDAAFSADWMLDLLHEVGMGELADNAVTLISCPTPGRSSLQDDLERHFATRTRAVAVVPYDPALETGSSIEYHQLQQETRQAWLRAAAVMLEPFAR from the coding sequence ATGGCGCTGGGAGGGCGAGCCGTGGAGGGCAGCGAGACCGGCTGGGCGCGGCCGGCCGAACCAGCACCGCGGTGGCGGGCGCTGCTCGACCGCGCCCGGCACGGCGGTCGCCCGGCCGAGCAGGCCGAGACCGACCGGCACGCCGCGCCGCCGGTCCCGCCGGTCCCGCCGGAGCCGCTGCCCCGCCGCTCGTCGGGCCACGGCTACGCCGCGCGGGTGCCGGCCATCGGCCGGGCGCCCGAGCCGCCGTACGCCGCCGAGCCCGGGGGGTACGCGGCCGAGCCCGGACCGCAGACCTACGGCGCGGAGTACGGCCGCCGGGTCGACGCGGGCTACCGCGCCGAGGCCACCTACCGGGTCGAGCCGGCCTACCGGGTGGACCCCGCCGAGCCCGCCTACCGGGTGGACCCCGCCGATCCGGGCTATCCCGCCGATCCGGGCTATCCGGTCGAGCCCGACCACCGTGTGCCGCCGGCCCACCAGTCCGAGCCGACGCCCGTCGTGCCGGCGCAGCGGCGCGGGCGCGAGCCCGTCGAGTCCCGCTACGCGCTGCTGGACAACGGCTACCGGCACGAGCCGCCCCCGGTCGAGTCCCGCTACGCCCCTCTGCTGGACGGCGGCTACCGGCCCGAGACCGCCTACCAGCCCCCGGCCCCGCCGCCCGCCGCGCCCGTGGCCGCCAGCTACCCGGCCCGGGTCGAGTGGCGCCCGCGCGGCGCGGAGAGCGAGCTGGAACGCGCCGCCGGGGTGCTCCGCCGCGACCTGGGCACCCCCCGGGTGCTCGCGTTCGCCAACCCGAAGGGCGGCGTGCACAAGACCACCGCCACCGTGCTGGCCGCCGCGACCGTCGGCAGCGTACGCGGGCGGGGCGTGCTGGCGTGGGACGACAACGAGCTGCGCGGCACCCTCGGACTGCGCGCCGGCAGCGCCCGGCACGCCCGCACCATCCGGCACCTTGTCAGCGACCTCGCGCACATCGAGATCAAGGAGGGGCCGGAGCTGCTGGAGCACCTGGACGACTACCTCAGGCACGCCTCCGACGGCTCGTACGACGTGCTGGCCGGCGAGGAGAGCCCCCGGTTCGCCCAGCGGCTCGACCAGTTCACCGTCCGGCGGGTGCTGGAGCTGCTGCGCCGCACCCACGACGTGGTCTGCGTGGACACCGGCAACAACGTGGAGAGCGCCAACTGGCGCACCGTCATGCAGGCGGCCGACCAGCTCGTGGTCACCACGGTGCCGCGCGAGGACGCCGCGTTCAGCGCCGACTGGATGCTGGACCTGCTGCACGAGGTGGGCATGGGCGAGCTGGCCGACAACGCCGTGACCCTGATCTCCTGCCCCACGCCGGGCCGCTCGTCGTTGCAGGACGACCTGGAGCGGCACTTCGCCACCCGCACCCGGGCCGTCGCCGTGGTGCCGTACGACCCGGCGCTGGAGACCGGCTCCTCGATCGAGTACCACCAGCTCCAGCAGGAGACCCGGCAGGCGTGGCTGCGGGCCGCGGCGGTGATGCTGGAACCGTTCGCCCGGTGA
- a CDS encoding DUF2567 domain-containing protein, producing MSADTPEPDRPGRRTDEPGTPAPAAPAEHAVPSPSAAADPYAPPGAGPYGTREPGGPPAPWGPGAPRPHEGPGAVPYGPVHGVGHPVPPAEPEPPRGRVARLAAGTVLALTALGVPLGLLWAALAPDTPVVKVPDGAIYAEPQPEQPVAADGWFSLLGLGFGVLAALALWFVLRRVRGPVGLLTGVLGTFGAALVAWQVGRRVGLAGYQRLLETAPDGRAFSKPADLRAGGIDLVFGVLPVPHGNLLLPAFGAAVAYTLLAGWSRWPSLRPEPEPGEPGVSWESAGTPAPPGAPEPPAPGAAAPPRG from the coding sequence GTGAGCGCGGACACCCCCGAACCCGACCGGCCCGGCCGCCGCACCGACGAGCCGGGCACCCCCGCGCCGGCGGCCCCGGCGGAGCACGCCGTGCCGTCCCCGAGCGCAGCCGCCGACCCGTACGCCCCGCCCGGCGCCGGCCCGTACGGCACCCGGGAGCCCGGCGGCCCGCCCGCCCCGTGGGGCCCCGGCGCGCCGCGCCCGCACGAGGGGCCCGGCGCCGTCCCGTACGGCCCGGTCCACGGGGTCGGCCACCCGGTCCCGCCGGCCGAGCCGGAGCCGCCGCGCGGCCGGGTGGCGCGGCTCGCGGCGGGCACGGTGCTCGCGCTGACCGCCCTGGGCGTGCCGCTCGGGCTGCTCTGGGCCGCGCTCGCCCCGGACACCCCGGTGGTCAAGGTGCCCGACGGCGCGATCTACGCCGAGCCGCAGCCCGAGCAGCCGGTCGCCGCCGACGGCTGGTTCAGCCTGCTCGGGCTCGGCTTCGGGGTGCTGGCCGCGCTCGCGCTGTGGTTCGTGCTGCGCCGCGTGCGGGGGCCGGTCGGCCTGCTCACCGGCGTGCTCGGCACCTTCGGCGCGGCGCTGGTCGCCTGGCAGGTCGGGCGGCGCGTCGGGCTGGCCGGATACCAGCGGCTGCTGGAGACCGCCCCGGACGGCCGGGCCTTCAGCAAGCCGGCGGACCTGCGGGCCGGCGGGATCGACCTGGTGTTCGGCGTGCTGCCCGTGCCGCACGGCAACCTGCTGCTGCCCGCGTTCGGCGCGGCCGTGGCGTACACCCTGCTGGCCGGCTGGTCCCGCTGGCCGTCGCTGCGCCCGGAGCCCGAGCCCGGCGAGCCCGGGGTCAGTTGGGAGTCGGCGGGGACGCCAGCTCCGCCAGGGGCACCGGAACCGCCCGCACCTGGCGCAGCAGCGCCGCCTCGCGGTTGA
- a CDS encoding LON peptidase substrate-binding domain-containing protein, giving the protein MTARLPVFPLGTVLFPGLVLPLHIFEERYRALVRHLVGLPEGAPREFGVVAIQAGWEVAPTAPDGRPVPGGGDVTLHEVGCTAELRQVTERPDGGFDIVTVGRRRFRIAGVDREAAPYLTAEVEWLPEPGGPDEVADLLAARVISVFRQYLGLIRADQEELSEQLPEDPTVLSHLVAATAALTVADRQRLLAIDDTAARLRAELRLLNREAALLRQVRAVPVPLAELASPPTPN; this is encoded by the coding sequence GTGACTGCGCGGCTGCCGGTGTTTCCGCTCGGGACGGTCCTCTTCCCCGGTCTGGTGCTGCCGCTGCACATATTCGAGGAGCGCTACCGCGCCCTCGTCCGGCACCTGGTCGGGCTGCCCGAGGGCGCCCCGCGCGAGTTCGGCGTGGTGGCCATCCAGGCCGGCTGGGAGGTCGCGCCCACCGCGCCGGACGGCCGGCCGGTGCCGGGCGGCGGCGACGTCACCCTGCACGAGGTGGGCTGCACCGCCGAGCTGCGCCAGGTCACCGAGCGCCCCGACGGGGGCTTCGACATCGTCACCGTGGGCAGACGCAGGTTCCGCATCGCCGGCGTCGACCGCGAGGCCGCGCCCTATCTCACCGCCGAGGTGGAGTGGCTGCCCGAGCCGGGCGGGCCGGACGAGGTCGCCGACCTGCTCGCCGCCCGGGTGATCTCGGTGTTCCGGCAGTACCTGGGGCTGATCCGGGCCGACCAGGAGGAGCTGTCCGAGCAGCTGCCGGAGGATCCGACGGTGCTCTCCCACCTGGTCGCCGCGACGGCGGCGCTGACCGTGGCCGACCGGCAGCGGCTGCTCGCCATCGACGACACCGCCGCCCGGCTCCGCGCCGAGCTGCGCCTGCTCAACCGCGAGGCGGCGCTGCTGCGCCAGGTGCGGGCGGTTCCGGTGCCCCTGGCGGAGCTGGCGTCCCCGCCGACTCCCAACTGA
- the hisD gene encoding histidinol dehydrogenase, which yields MLNRIDLRGGVRDPRRLLPRAQLDVSVAVERIRPLVEAVREHGYPAIREASVRFDGVSPEVLRVPAEAIAEAEGTLDPGVRAALLESIARARRVHADQRRSDHTTQVVPGGTVTERWVPVDRVGLYVPGGLAMYPSTVVMNVVPAQAAGVRSLVVVSPPQKDNGGLPDARVLAACALLGVDEVYAVGGAQAVAMLAYGAAVDAEGTAHCDPVDMITGPGNIWVTAAKRLLRGVVGIDAEAGPTEIAILADDTADAAHVAADLISQAEHDPLAASVLVTPSVELVDAVERELARQVPATKHAERVTTALTGEQSGVVLVDDLDAGLRVVDAYAAEHLEIQTRDAREWALRVRNAGAIFVGAWSPVSLGDYCAGSNHVLPTGGCARHSSGLSVQSFLRGIHLVEYTREALREVAPHVVTLAGVEDLPAHGQAVSVRFPGAAS from the coding sequence GTGTTGAACCGGATCGACCTGCGCGGCGGCGTCCGTGACCCGCGCCGCCTGCTGCCCCGTGCCCAGCTCGACGTCTCCGTGGCCGTCGAGAGGATCCGCCCGCTCGTGGAGGCGGTCCGGGAGCATGGCTACCCGGCCATCCGGGAGGCCAGCGTTCGGTTCGACGGGGTCTCGCCCGAGGTGCTGCGGGTGCCCGCCGAGGCGATCGCCGAGGCGGAGGGCACCCTCGACCCGGGGGTGCGCGCCGCGCTGCTGGAGTCCATCGCCCGGGCCCGGAGGGTGCACGCCGACCAGCGCCGCAGCGACCACACCACGCAGGTGGTGCCGGGCGGCACGGTGACCGAGCGCTGGGTGCCGGTCGACCGGGTCGGGCTCTACGTCCCCGGTGGCCTGGCGATGTATCCGTCGACCGTGGTGATGAACGTGGTGCCGGCCCAGGCGGCCGGGGTCCGCTCGCTGGTGGTGGTCAGCCCGCCGCAGAAGGACAACGGCGGCCTGCCCGACGCCCGGGTGCTCGCCGCCTGCGCCCTGCTCGGCGTCGACGAGGTCTACGCCGTCGGCGGCGCCCAGGCCGTCGCGATGCTGGCGTACGGCGCGGCCGTCGACGCCGAGGGCACCGCCCACTGCGACCCCGTCGACATGATCACCGGCCCGGGCAACATCTGGGTCACCGCCGCCAAGCGGCTGCTGCGCGGCGTCGTCGGCATCGACGCCGAGGCCGGCCCGACCGAGATCGCCATCCTGGCCGACGACACCGCCGACGCGGCGCACGTCGCGGCCGACCTGATCAGCCAGGCCGAGCACGACCCCCTCGCGGCCAGCGTGCTGGTCACCCCGTCGGTCGAGCTGGTCGACGCGGTCGAGCGGGAGCTGGCCCGACAGGTGCCGGCCACCAAGCACGCCGAGCGGGTCACCACCGCGCTGACCGGCGAGCAGAGCGGCGTCGTCCTGGTCGACGACCTCGACGCCGGGCTGCGGGTGGTCGACGCGTACGCGGCCGAGCACCTGGAGATCCAGACCCGGGACGCCCGCGAGTGGGCGCTGCGGGTGCGCAACGCCGGGGCGATCTTCGTCGGCGCCTGGTCGCCGGTGTCGCTCGGCGACTACTGCGCGGGCTCCAACCACGTGCTGCCCACCGGCGGCTGCGCCCGGCACTCCTCCGGGCTGTCGGTGCAGTCCTTCCTGCGCGGCATCCACCTGGTCGAATACACGCGGGAGGCGCTGCGCGAGGTGGCCCCGCACGTGGTGACCCTCGCCGGCGTGGAGGACCTGCCGGCCCACGGGCAGGCGGTCAGCGTCCGCTTCCCGGGAGCCGCGTCGTGA
- a CDS encoding histidinol-phosphate transaminase has translation MTTLDDLPIRDDLRGLSPYGAPQLDVPVRLNTNENSYPVPEPVVDAIGKALAAELRDLNRYPDRDAVALRADLAGYLGHGLSVEQVWAANGSNEIQQQLLQAFGGPGRTALGFVPAYSMHPLLALGTGTRWVPARRGVDFGLTAAEAVDQVREHAPDVVFLCSPNNPTGTALDPAVVAAVLDVAPGMVVVDEAYAEFARPGTVSALAVLPGHPRLVVTRTMSKAFGFAGGRLGYLAADPAVVAAVQLVRLPYHLSALTQAAARAALAHRDALLGTVAAISAQRDRIVAELRGAGFRVADSDANFVLFEVGGDQAAAWRTLLEHGVLVRDVGLPGWLRVTAGTPAETDAFLAAVRQLPRGREE, from the coding sequence GTGACCACCCTCGACGACCTGCCGATCCGCGACGACCTGCGCGGGCTGTCGCCGTACGGGGCGCCGCAGCTCGACGTGCCGGTGCGGCTGAACACCAACGAGAACTCCTACCCGGTGCCCGAGCCGGTGGTGGACGCGATCGGCAAGGCCCTCGCGGCGGAGCTGCGCGACCTCAACCGCTACCCGGACCGCGACGCCGTGGCGCTGCGCGCCGACCTCGCCGGCTACCTGGGCCACGGGCTCTCCGTCGAGCAGGTGTGGGCCGCCAACGGCTCCAACGAGATCCAGCAGCAGCTGCTCCAGGCGTTCGGCGGGCCGGGGCGCACCGCGCTCGGCTTCGTCCCCGCGTACTCGATGCACCCGCTGCTGGCCCTGGGCACCGGCACCCGGTGGGTGCCGGCCCGGCGCGGCGTCGACTTCGGGCTGACCGCCGCCGAGGCGGTCGACCAGGTCCGCGAGCACGCGCCGGACGTGGTCTTCCTCTGCTCGCCCAACAACCCGACCGGCACCGCCCTGGATCCGGCGGTGGTCGCCGCGGTGCTCGACGTCGCGCCGGGCATGGTGGTGGTCGACGAGGCGTACGCCGAGTTCGCCCGACCCGGCACGGTCAGCGCCCTGGCGGTGCTGCCCGGGCACCCGCGCCTGGTGGTGACCCGGACGATGAGCAAGGCGTTCGGGTTCGCCGGCGGCCGGCTGGGCTACCTGGCCGCCGACCCGGCCGTGGTGGCGGCGGTGCAGCTGGTCCGGCTGCCCTACCACCTCTCGGCGCTGACCCAGGCCGCGGCCCGGGCGGCGCTGGCGCACCGCGACGCCCTGCTCGGCACCGTGGCCGCGATCTCCGCGCAGCGCGACCGGATCGTGGCGGAGCTGCGCGGCGCGGGGTTCCGGGTCGCCGACAGCGACGCCAACTTCGTCCTGTTCGAGGTCGGCGGCGACCAGGCCGCCGCCTGGCGCACCCTGCTGGAGCACGGCGTGCTGGTCCGCGACGTCGGCCTGCCCGGCTGGCTGCGGGTCACGGCCGGCACCCCCGCCGAGACCGACGCGTTCCTCGCCGCGGTGCGGCAGCTCCCGAGGGGGCGCGAGGAGTGA